GGACCTGGGCGTGGTCGGGATAGAGGCTGATGCCGATCGAGGGCGAGACCGCCAGCTCCAGCCGGTCGCCGAAGGACAGCGGCTGGGTGAAGGCCTGGATGATGCGTTCGGCCACGCGCTCGGCGTCGATCGGCGTGGCGATGCCCTCCAGCACCACCGTGAACTCGTCGCCGCTCAGCCGCGCCACGGTGTGCTGGGCGCCGACGGTCTGCTGCACGCGCGTGGCGGCCGCGCGCAGGATGCGATCGCCGGTGGCGTGGCCGAGCGAATCGTTGATGTCCTTGAAGCGGTCCAGGTCGATGAACAGCACCGCCACGCGGCCCTTCTCGCGGCGCGCGCGCACCACCGCGCGCGAGAGCCGCTCGGACAGCAGCGAGCGGTTGGGCAGGCTGGTCAGCGTGTCGTAGTTGGCCAGGTAGCGCAGTTCCTGTTCGGCGCGCTTCTGCTCGGTGATGTCGCCCAGCACCAGCACCACCATCGGCCGCTGCCCGCTGCCGTCGGGCACCACGTTGGTCTCGATCCGGCACAGGATCTCCTCGCCGTCCTTGCGCACCTTCCAGGCCTCGCCCGACCAGCGGCCCTCGCGCGCCAGCTGCTGGCTCATGCGCGAGGCGCCATCGCCCAGCTTCTGCCGGCTGTCCAGCAGCGACAGCGGCTGGCCGGCGACCTCGGCGCCGTCGTAGCCGGTCATGCGGCTGAAGGACGGGTTGACGGTGATGAAGCGGTAATCGGCGTCGAGCACCGCCACCGCCTCGCTCATGCTGCGCATGACCTCGCTGGCCACGCGGTGTTCGTATTCGGCGCGGCGGCTGGCGCTGATGTCGCGCGCGGTGCCGGCCAGGCGCAGGGCGCGACCGTGGGCGTCGGTCTCGACCACCCGGCCACGGGCGCGCACCCAGATCCATTCGCCCTGGCCGTGCAGGTCCATGCGGTGTTCGGACATGAACAGCGGCGTCTCCCCGCGCAGATGGTCGTGCAGGCGCTGGGTTAGCAGCGGCAGGTCGTGCGGGTGCACGGTGGGCACGTCGCCGACGCGGGTGAGCATGGCGATGGCGTGGCTGGAGGCGGACTGCTCGTCGGCGCGCATGCGCTGCAGGCGGCGCTGGACCAGGTCGTACTCCCAGAACACCTCGCCGGAGGCCCACAGCGCCAGCTTGAGCGGGTCCTCGCCCGGCGCCGCGGCCGCGGCGTGCGGGCGGGGGCGGCGCAGGCGCGGCCACCACAGCGCGCGCGTGCCGGCCGCGATCACGCCGAACAGCACCAGCGCGGCCAGCGCCATCGCCACCGGTGACAACGATGTCTGCGCGGCGATCGCGCCAGGCGGGGCGGACTGGAGGAACGGGGGAATCACGGGGGCATGGCTCCGGCGCGGCGGCCAGGACAGGCGCTGTCCGGCAGTGTAGGCGTGAGCGCCGTCACACAACAAGCGGCGTTGCGGGCTTTCGATTTACACTGCGCCGATGCATCCGTTTTCCATGTCCGACCGTGCGCAGGTGACCCCATGAGCCTGCCCACCCCCGAGGACGTCGACCAGGCCGCGCGCGCGCTGGCCCTCGGCGCCAGCCCCTACGAACTCCACGGCGCGCTGTGCGGCTGGCTGGCCGGCGGCGGCGCCAACGCGCAGGACTGGCCGGCGCGCGTGCTCGCCGATCCGTCGCTGCCGACCCCGCCGGCCGACGGCGCGCTGGACGCGCTGCGCACCACCACCGCCACCCAGCTGGAGGATCGCGGCTTCGGCTTCGACCTGCTGCTGCCCGAT
The window above is part of the Pseudoxanthomonas sp. X-1 genome. Proteins encoded here:
- a CDS encoding GGDEF domain-containing phosphodiesterase, producing the protein MIPPFLQSAPPGAIAAQTSLSPVAMALAALVLFGVIAAGTRALWWPRLRRPRPHAAAAAPGEDPLKLALWASGEVFWEYDLVQRRLQRMRADEQSASSHAIAMLTRVGDVPTVHPHDLPLLTQRLHDHLRGETPLFMSEHRMDLHGQGEWIWVRARGRVVETDAHGRALRLAGTARDISASRRAEYEHRVASEVMRSMSEAVAVLDADYRFITVNPSFSRMTGYDGAEVAGQPLSLLDSRQKLGDGASRMSQQLAREGRWSGEAWKVRKDGEEILCRIETNVVPDGSGQRPMVVLVLGDITEQKRAEQELRYLANYDTLTSLPNRSLLSERLSRAVVRARREKGRVAVLFIDLDRFKDINDSLGHATGDRILRAAATRVQQTVGAQHTVARLSGDEFTVVLEGIATPIDAERVAERIIQAFTQPLSFGDRLELAVSPSIGISLYPDHAQVPTELLKHADTAMYQAKAAGRHTWAVYSEVMDEKTRHRAILASALRRALEREELRVVYQPRMSLHRDRITGTEALLRWESRELGEISPSQFIPLAEESGLIVDIGIWALRQACQTLRSWHDAGLTHLSVAVNVSALQLQRGDLADVVARVLTESGVDACALELELTESVLMANPEQSSSVLQACRALGVSIAIDDFGTGYSSLAYLKRLPLTTLKIDQTFVRDLDQNLEDEAITSAIIALAQSLSLKVVAEGVETSAQLAFLRQRGCDEVQGHYVARAMERVQCLEFLRDYDPDPNLRASA